Within the Salvia hispanica cultivar TCC Black 2014 chromosome 4, UniMelb_Shisp_WGS_1.0, whole genome shotgun sequence genome, the region TTcccatgtatatataatactatatatttagcGATTAATGTTTtcaaagtattttttttttacttgattagtgtctaaaaataaaatataaactcgTTTTAAAGTAAATGGTCCACTTGTATTCTTTTTAGTGGTCAATCCATATTGGAATATGCTTTGCCTAGccatgaaaagaaaaaaagtgtatTGCATATCATCACATGCTCCACATTATTCATTATACAAATATAGCATATGTACAAGTGCACTCACAACACGTGTTGGTAACATTTAACAAGGATAAGAGAAGAGTGATAGTGAAGTGATATGCTATGTCCATATAATGTTTAGGATAAGAACACATAAAGTGTGTCCATTTCAAAGTAGGCTCTCCACTTTGCTTGATACTAAAGTAATAATTTGATCATGTAGTTGATGCCACGCATGGTTACCACCACAAAGatatgtgttgtgtgtgtgtgagtgcaAATGGTGTTGGGGGTTGGGTGGTTGACAAGACCACATGGATAATCTTGTCTATAACATGCTACTACCAATATAAACACAAACCtacaattatattatgtgTAAAAAGGCATGATCCCCTTTGAAATTCAATCTTGGCAATCCATCAATCAAACTTTGTAATCTCCGTTCTAACTACGAGTATGAACTTTCGTATAAGGTGGCAAAGTGTACCTGAGAGAGTGCGAACTTCCGTAGATCTGATGGCCTAAAATCTCTTCCATTGCAAGATAGTGTTGCCACTCGGGACGAGAGCATGTAATCGCTGTATATGACTGCTAGAAATGCTGAGGCAACAGGATGCTGTAACGCGTTCCATTGACTTATCCACACTAAACCACCTGCATATATAAgattaaatttaaacattatGACCACTAAATTACGTAAATGTTAATGATGAAATGACGTTGGAGATGAGGATGAGGTGAACTTTGATACTACTGAATTATAGATGTAACTCAAGGCCAAAAATGAGCATATGAGGAAGATTACTGCGTGTTCTGCTAGTGGTAGCAGTTGGCGATTTGGGTAATAGACCACACATTACGGCTTCTGCTGACTCTCTATATTTGTCGAGGACATTGGAATTGGAGACGTCCTTTGAGCCAAAGAAGGAAACTCGGGATAGCAGAACCTGCATTAAGGTGGAATTTTTGCAAAATCGACAGTTTAGTAAATAAAGATTAGAACAAGCATGTCACATAAACCATAGATCCTTGTGGGATCATATTCTAAATGAACTGAAAAGCAGAAGAAAAATAATCCTCattgaaatatgaaatgtaCCTGAGCTCCCGCGAGCTTGTTATCCCAGCTAAACCAAGTCGGACTCCCCCAATCGGCAAAATCTTCACCATTTTTTCCAGTGACGTATTCCATATATGATTTATCCCGTGTAGCATGAAAGAGCCAACTTGCTGCCCACAAGAGCTCATCACCATAGCCGGTGGAGTTGTAGAAAGTTTGTACTTCAGGAATACTGACGCTATAAGATCCTCTATATTTGTCCGCGAAAGTAAATAATTGTTTGGCATGCTTAAGAAGAGTAGCCGAGTATGCAGAGTCACTGCTCCTAAACACCAGAGATGCCGATGCTAGAGCAGCTGCTGTTTCTGCAGCAACATCAGTTCCCGGAGCAGACGTGTTCACTTGTGTGAGGGGCCTTGCCTCTTTCATATCCTCGGGTCTCTCCCAACAACTATGGTCCGCTTTAGGGCTCCCAACCTGCCAAACCATTTAACATCAAGGAATTATCCTGGTTAGAACCTTCTTCCCCAGAAAATAGTGATGAACTCAAGAAAGTAATGAAGGCAATGCTAGATAggtatttcaaatttgtaacTAAATACGTGTTACAAAAGCAAGAAAGACACACGAAATGTTAGCCAGTTCCTCATTATGTGACTATGTTTAGGGTGCTGCCTATCCAAGATTTTTTTACTACATTTACATGAGAAAATGCAGCTATTTATAATGACAATACAGCTCTAATTCAGTCCTAATTAGGGCTCTACTTA harbors:
- the LOC125219108 gene encoding endoglucanase 10-like codes for the protein MGEKSGSKGWCGWFLAFVVLGAVVLAVFFTVRSKIHKSDSGPAPVPGPPGAIAKKYADALKVATQFLDIQKAGKLEDNQITWRGDSALDDGSEAKLDLSKGMYDAGDHMKFGFPMAFTATVLSWAILEYGDQMKAVDQLEPVQGSLKWITDFLVNAHPTDNVLYIQVGSPKADHSCWERPEDMKEARPLTQVNTSAPGTDVAAETAAALASASLVFRSSDSAYSATLLKHAKQLFTFADKYRGSYSVSIPEVQTFYNSTGYGDELLWAASWLFHATRDKSYMEYVTGKNGEDFADWGSPTWFSWDNKLAGAQVLLSRVSFFGSKDVSNSNVLDKYRESAEAVMCGLLPKSPTATTSRTRSGLVWISQWNALQHPVASAFLAVIYSDYMLSSRVATLSCNGRDFRPSDLRKFALSQVHFATLYESSYS